In Treponema sp. OMZ 798, the following proteins share a genomic window:
- the amrA gene encoding AmmeMemoRadiSam system protein A — MNKESADLKHVNLKAAYITPHPPIIIPEIGRGEEKKIASTSGALKTISEEIRQIEPETIIIITPHAKMHRGAVTINTAKIIEGSMRQFGCPDLNLSANNNTDIVKSIIKKCKKTGFPYAAVDMSLDHGSFVPLYFIASELSTFSLVHINYGIMLSAMLEEFGSILSEIIEEKKCKSVFVASGDLSHRLLSTGPYGFAPEGPKFDKEFVRIIEKGCLSEFAEMSPVLAERAGECGLNSFLILSGLLSCYEYSQELLSYEGPFGVGYGVARFKVESIRQEEDDEESEEVFNGKKKFILPDSQTKDPYIKLARKSITYYLKHKEFLKHKSIRGIPADRAGVFVCLKKKGTLRGCIGTIMPTKRTIKEEIIKNAVSAALNDPRFPPVDLSEMNDIICSVDILSEPEEIKSVLDLDVKRFGVIVASGGRTGLLLPNLDGIDSVGMQLAIALQKGGISPEEPYTMYRFEVIRHE; from the coding sequence ATGAATAAAGAATCAGCTGATTTAAAACATGTTAATTTGAAGGCTGCTTATATAACGCCGCATCCTCCGATTATAATCCCCGAAATAGGAAGGGGAGAAGAAAAAAAAATAGCCTCAACTTCTGGGGCTCTTAAAACTATATCGGAAGAAATAAGGCAAATAGAACCCGAAACCATTATAATTATTACTCCCCATGCAAAAATGCACCGAGGGGCAGTTACCATTAATACTGCCAAGATTATTGAAGGAAGCATGAGGCAATTCGGCTGCCCTGACCTAAACCTTTCGGCAAATAACAACACAGATATAGTCAAAAGTATAATCAAAAAATGTAAAAAAACCGGTTTTCCTTATGCTGCAGTAGATATGAGCCTTGATCACGGCTCTTTTGTTCCTCTTTATTTTATAGCTTCCGAACTCTCAACCTTTTCTCTTGTTCATATAAATTACGGAATTATGCTGAGTGCAATGCTCGAAGAATTCGGTTCAATTCTTTCCGAAATTATAGAGGAAAAAAAATGCAAATCTGTTTTTGTTGCAAGCGGAGATCTTTCTCACCGGCTTCTTTCTACAGGGCCTTACGGTTTTGCTCCTGAAGGACCTAAATTCGATAAGGAGTTTGTAAGAATTATAGAAAAGGGCTGTCTTTCCGAATTTGCCGAAATGTCCCCTGTCTTGGCTGAAAGAGCCGGAGAGTGCGGCTTAAATTCTTTCTTGATATTGTCAGGCCTTTTATCCTGCTATGAATATTCTCAAGAGCTGCTTTCTTATGAGGGGCCCTTCGGTGTCGGATATGGTGTAGCCCGGTTTAAGGTTGAATCTATAAGGCAGGAAGAAGATGATGAAGAATCTGAAGAAGTTTTTAACGGAAAAAAGAAATTTATCTTGCCTGATTCTCAAACTAAGGACCCATATATAAAGCTTGCAAGGAAGAGTATTACCTACTATTTAAAGCACAAGGAATTTTTAAAACATAAAAGCATAAGAGGTATTCCTGCAGACAGGGCCGGTGTTTTTGTATGTTTGAAAAAAAAAGGAACGCTTCGCGGATGTATAGGAACAATTATGCCTACCAAAAGGACTATAAAGGAAGAGATAATTAAAAATGCCGTATCAGCCGCCTTAAATGATCCGCGTTTTCCGCCTGTCGATTTATCCGAAATGAACGATATTATCTGCTCTGTGGATATTCTTTCAGAACCGGAAGAAATAAAATCCGTTTTGGATTTGGATGTAAAGCGTTTCGGCGTAATAGTTGCCTCGGGTGGCCGTACAGGACTTCTTTTACCCAATCTTGACGGCATAGACTCCGTCGGTATGCAGCTTGCCATTGCTCTTCAAAAGGGCGGTATAAGTCCCGAAGAACCTTATACTATGTACCGCTTTGAAGTTATAAGACATGAGTAA
- the queA gene encoding tRNA preQ1(34) S-adenosylmethionine ribosyltransferase-isomerase QueA, producing MLTKEFNFDLPEELIAQSPSEKRGGDRLLILDKQSGKLEDRLFTELPDLLPKNALMIFNNSKVRHARIYAKSKTNAVCEFLMINPMKGSDGSLWQVMAKKAKRQKPGKTFLFEDGTEAEIIESEIPLESEFRCMKFNRIIDDEWLDKYGHMPLPPYIHRKDTEEDADRYQTVYAEIYGSIAAPTAGLHFTREVLSKIRDKGIEIEYVTLHVGLGTFLPVRAERIEDHKMHTEHFFISEETAQAVEKAKKEGRPIIAVGTTSVRTLESAWDEKRNKLKRGHQATDIFIYPSYKFKLIDKLFTNFHTPESSLVMLVSALAGKENIFNAYRHAVEERYKFFSYGDAMLIL from the coding sequence ATGCTTACAAAAGAATTTAACTTTGACTTACCCGAAGAGCTCATAGCTCAGTCGCCTTCAGAAAAAAGAGGCGGAGACAGGCTTTTAATTTTAGACAAACAAAGCGGAAAACTTGAAGACCGCCTTTTTACGGAGCTGCCCGATCTTCTCCCCAAAAATGCCCTGATGATTTTTAATAATTCGAAGGTGCGCCATGCCCGCATTTATGCAAAAAGCAAAACAAATGCAGTGTGCGAATTTTTGATGATTAACCCCATGAAGGGCTCGGACGGTTCTCTTTGGCAGGTTATGGCAAAAAAAGCAAAGCGCCAAAAGCCCGGCAAAACCTTTTTGTTTGAGGACGGAACTGAGGCCGAAATCATTGAGTCCGAGATTCCGCTTGAAAGCGAATTCCGCTGTATGAAATTTAACAGAATCATCGATGACGAGTGGCTCGATAAATACGGCCACATGCCGCTTCCGCCCTACATTCACCGAAAGGACACCGAAGAAGATGCCGACCGCTACCAAACTGTCTATGCCGAAATATACGGCTCGATTGCAGCGCCCACTGCCGGCCTTCACTTTACCCGGGAGGTGCTTTCAAAAATACGAGATAAAGGAATCGAAATTGAATATGTAACCCTCCATGTCGGGCTCGGCACCTTTCTTCCGGTCAGGGCAGAAAGAATAGAAGACCATAAGATGCACACCGAGCATTTTTTTATTTCGGAAGAAACGGCTCAAGCTGTTGAAAAAGCGAAAAAGGAAGGGCGGCCCATTATAGCCGTCGGAACTACCAGCGTGCGCACCCTCGAATCCGCATGGGATGAAAAAAGAAACAAACTAAAAAGAGGGCATCAGGCTACCGATATCTTTATTTACCCCTCTTATAAGTTTAAACTGATAGATAAGCTTTTTACGAATTTTCACACCCCCGAATCGAGCCTTGTAATGCTAGTCTCAGCCCTCGCCGGAAAGGAAAATATTTTTAATGCCTACCGCCACGCCGTCGAAGAAAGATATAAATTCTTTTCGTATGGGGATGCGATGCTGATTTTGTAA
- a CDS encoding ankyrin repeat domain-containing protein, translated as MNVAIFYDEKKKDAAMAIKNIIISHECDVILYNEDEIWKDENLNTPRHIMKNITHVLFIYSKNPVAYLGFMFFSGYATGLNLPVLVLEEEKLELPKNFLRSFVMLTIKSFDAYFEVEKRRFNENLLKEQARAKLLESGYSLFIPNYVRAVKNNEKEIVSLFIDAGFDPSQKDSLGTPVLSLAVRNKCFETLELLLEKGAAINLCAEDRNYSALMDAAQVGYGEAVKVLLEKKADTNIQSKDGQTALILSVGRREADIVEMLVKHGADCNIKDGLGMSALGYAKLFGNKAILSLFGEQTN; from the coding sequence ATGAATGTCGCTATTTTCTATGATGAAAAGAAAAAAGACGCAGCGATGGCTATAAAAAATATAATCATATCCCACGAATGTGATGTCATTCTATACAATGAAGATGAGATATGGAAAGATGAAAACTTAAACACGCCGCGCCATATTATGAAAAACATTACCCATGTTCTCTTTATTTACAGTAAAAATCCGGTGGCCTATTTGGGCTTTATGTTTTTTTCGGGCTATGCTACGGGCTTAAACCTTCCGGTTCTTGTACTTGAAGAAGAAAAGCTTGAACTGCCTAAAAACTTTTTGCGTTCCTTTGTAATGCTTACGATTAAGTCCTTTGATGCCTACTTCGAGGTAGAAAAAAGACGCTTTAACGAAAACCTGCTCAAAGAACAAGCCCGGGCAAAATTGTTGGAAAGCGGCTATTCCCTCTTTATTCCGAATTATGTGCGTGCCGTTAAAAACAACGAGAAGGAAATAGTCAGCCTTTTTATCGACGCAGGTTTTGACCCTTCGCAAAAGGATTCCCTCGGAACACCTGTTCTATCCCTTGCCGTAAGAAATAAGTGTTTTGAAACGCTTGAGCTCCTCCTCGAAAAAGGAGCAGCAATAAACCTCTGCGCGGAAGACAGAAACTATTCGGCCTTGATGGATGCAGCCCAAGTCGGATACGGCGAGGCGGTAAAGGTTCTCCTCGAAAAAAAAGCCGACACCAATATTCAAAGCAAGGACGGGCAGACAGCCTTGATTCTTTCGGTAGGCCGCCGTGAAGCCGATATCGTGGAAATGCTTGTAAAGCACGGAGCCGACTGTAATATAAAAGACGGCCTAGGTATGTCAGCCTTAGGATATGCAAAACTTTTCGGTAATAAAGCAATTTTATCCTTGTTCGGAGAACAAACAAATTAA
- a CDS encoding ATP-binding protein has product MDFSRKLPIGVQSFKVIRNDNFLYADKTELVYKLASSGRVYFLSRPRRFGKSLLLSTLEAYFLGQKELFKGLAIEKLEEAEKEKREIWQEYPVFHLDFNVGKYSGIEDLNERINFLLKNIEKQYGIMHENTAAFGLRFEAAIKTAYEKTGKQVVVLVDEYDKPLLQTMSINEKLNEEYRAVLKAFYSALKSSDQYIRFAFLTGVTKFSKVSIFSDLNNLRDISMEEDFGCICGITQEELEKTFQPEIKILQEREACSYEDILLMLKQRYDGYLFNQNSINVYNPFSLLNAFAKKELGNYWFETGTPTFLVNYLKNYSYNIPDLDGNVEMDASGLSDYRAESGSVIPILFQAGYLTIKSYDKLVRLYKLGFPNDEVRYGFLYNLFPSYCNVVYAEGPFCIAQFYRDIIAGRVEDFMQRLKSIMASLPYSNVKKDSNENLALREYNYQICIYLVFALMGQFVEVEIPSSKGRTDCVVKTGTAIYIFEFKLKEDAKTALNQIKEKNYAERFKADNKQIVLIGVSFDPEEKTVGEWIKEEI; this is encoded by the coding sequence ATGGATTTTAGTAGAAAACTGCCTATAGGCGTACAAAGTTTTAAGGTAATACGTAATGATAATTTTCTCTATGCAGATAAAACGGAACTTGTGTATAAGTTAGCTTCATCAGGACGTGTTTATTTTTTAAGCAGACCGCGCCGATTCGGTAAGAGTCTCCTTCTTTCAACACTAGAGGCATACTTTTTAGGGCAAAAAGAATTATTCAAAGGTTTAGCCATCGAGAAATTGGAAGAAGCCGAAAAAGAAAAAAGGGAAATCTGGCAGGAATACCCCGTTTTTCATTTGGATTTTAATGTCGGGAAGTATAGCGGTATTGAAGATCTCAATGAAAGGATTAATTTTTTGCTTAAAAATATAGAAAAGCAATATGGCATAATGCATGAAAACACTGCGGCTTTCGGTCTAAGATTTGAAGCAGCAATAAAAACCGCTTACGAAAAAACCGGCAAACAGGTTGTCGTCTTGGTGGATGAATACGATAAACCCCTCCTCCAAACAATGAGTATAAATGAAAAATTGAATGAAGAATACAGAGCCGTGTTAAAGGCTTTTTATTCCGCATTAAAGAGTTCCGACCAATATATCCGTTTTGCATTTTTAACCGGAGTTACAAAATTCAGCAAGGTAAGTATTTTCAGCGATTTAAACAATCTCCGTGATATAAGCATGGAAGAAGACTTCGGCTGTATTTGCGGGATTACTCAAGAAGAACTTGAAAAAACCTTTCAACCTGAAATTAAAATTCTACAGGAAAGAGAAGCTTGCAGCTATGAAGATATCTTACTAATGCTAAAGCAAAGATATGACGGCTATCTTTTTAATCAAAACAGTATAAATGTATATAATCCCTTTAGTTTGCTGAATGCCTTTGCAAAAAAAGAACTGGGTAATTACTGGTTTGAAACCGGAACTCCCACCTTCTTGGTAAACTATTTAAAAAACTATTCATACAATATCCCCGACCTTGACGGAAATGTAGAAATGGATGCATCAGGTCTATCCGACTACAGGGCAGAATCAGGCTCGGTAATACCTATCTTGTTTCAAGCAGGATACCTAACGATAAAGAGTTATGATAAATTGGTACGGCTTTATAAATTGGGCTTCCCGAACGATGAGGTACGCTACGGATTTTTATATAATCTTTTCCCAAGTTATTGTAATGTAGTATATGCAGAAGGGCCTTTTTGTATAGCCCAATTTTATAGGGATATTATTGCAGGACGGGTAGAAGATTTTATGCAGAGGTTAAAGTCGATAATGGCAAGTCTTCCATATAGCAATGTAAAAAAAGACAGTAACGAAAACCTTGCTTTAAGGGAGTATAACTATCAGATATGTATTTATCTTGTCTTTGCCCTGATGGGACAATTTGTCGAGGTGGAAATACCTTCATCAAAGGGGAGAACTGATTGTGTTGTAAAAACCGGCACGGCAATTTATATCTTTGAGTTTAAACTAAAAGAAGATGCAAAAACCGCTTTAAATCAAATAAAAGAGAAAAACTATGCCGAAAGGTTCAAGGCTGATAATAAGCAGATAGTGCTTATAGGTGTCAGTTTTGATCCTGAAGAAAAAACCGTCGGGGAATGGATTAAGGAAGAAATTTAA
- a CDS encoding ATP-binding protein: MPEKRKLPIGIQNFEKLRKESYVYIDKTKYIWELVQNFNPHFLSRPRRFGKSLFLSTLKAYFLGQKELLTGLAIEKLEEAQADKREIWQKYPVFYLDFNSETYRDIHSLETIIDNNLSLWEKEYGSELYEKSFSSRFAGLIRRAYEKTGKRVVILADEYDKPLLETMNDNPELNETYRKILKGFYGVIKSSDEYLRFAFLTGVTKFSKVSIFSDLNNLRDISLERYYAGICGITEEELKESFQPEIKSLSEEKNINYEETLSLLKKQYDGYLFHPQGESLYNPFSLLNAFVKKEMGMYWFATGTPSFLVKFLQNQTGNVREILEDAEMTENALQDYRPDMENPIPILFQAGYLTIKSFDPEFGFYKLGFPNDEVKYGFLDNLVPAFTSIAKDASGLFIANFLRDLRSGNIDSFMERMYTACAGLPYSLAAKGNTNMRERDYQIAFYILFSLMGQFAQTEVVSSKGRADCVVHTPNTVYVFEFKLMGNGTPQEAIQQIKEKGYAEPYRMSGKKIVLVGAVFGDGMDSESSNNWLAEDLSK; encoded by the coding sequence ATGCCTGAAAAAAGAAAGCTGCCGATAGGTATTCAAAATTTTGAAAAATTAAGAAAAGAAAGCTACGTTTATATCGATAAGACAAAATATATTTGGGAGCTGGTGCAAAATTTTAATCCCCACTTTTTAAGCCGACCGCGCAGGTTCGGGAAAAGTCTTTTTCTTTCTACCTTAAAGGCCTATTTTTTAGGACAAAAAGAGCTTCTCACGGGTTTGGCAATAGAAAAATTAGAAGAAGCTCAAGCCGATAAGCGGGAAATTTGGCAAAAATACCCTGTTTTCTATCTGGATTTTAATTCCGAAACCTATCGTGATATACATAGCCTTGAAACTATAATCGATAATAATCTTTCTTTGTGGGAAAAAGAGTATGGAAGTGAGCTATACGAAAAAAGTTTTTCAAGCCGCTTTGCAGGCCTTATCCGCCGAGCATACGAAAAAACAGGTAAGAGGGTTGTAATTCTTGCCGATGAATATGATAAACCTCTTTTGGAAACGATGAATGATAATCCAGAATTAAATGAAACATACAGAAAGATTCTAAAAGGCTTTTATGGGGTAATTAAGTCGAGTGACGAATATCTCCGGTTTGCCTTTTTAACGGGAGTGACAAAATTCAGTAAGGTCAGCATTTTTAGCGATTTGAATAATTTGAGGGATATTTCCCTTGAAAGGTATTATGCAGGTATTTGCGGCATTACGGAAGAAGAATTAAAAGAATCTTTTCAGCCTGAAATCAAAAGCTTATCTGAAGAAAAAAATATAAACTATGAAGAAACCCTTTCTCTTTTAAAAAAGCAATATGACGGCTATCTTTTTCATCCTCAGGGTGAATCCTTGTACAACCCCTTTAGCTTGCTTAATGCCTTTGTCAAAAAAGAAATGGGTATGTATTGGTTCGCCACAGGAACTCCGTCTTTTTTGGTCAAGTTTTTGCAAAACCAGACCGGCAATGTCAGGGAGATACTTGAGGATGCGGAGATGACCGAAAATGCCTTACAGGATTACCGTCCCGATATGGAAAACCCCATACCTATTTTGTTTCAGGCCGGATATCTGACTATAAAAAGTTTTGATCCCGAATTCGGTTTTTATAAGTTGGGCTTTCCGAATGATGAGGTAAAATACGGCTTTTTGGATAACCTTGTACCTGCATTTACATCAATAGCAAAAGATGCGAGCGGCTTGTTTATAGCTAATTTTTTAAGGGATTTGCGGAGCGGAAATATAGATTCCTTTATGGAGCGTATGTACACAGCCTGTGCAGGGTTACCCTACAGCCTTGCTGCAAAAGGCAACACCAATATGAGGGAGAGGGATTATCAAATTGCCTTTTATATCCTTTTTAGTTTGATGGGGCAATTTGCTCAAACAGAGGTAGTAAGCTCAAAAGGAAGAGCCGATTGCGTTGTGCATACTCCTAACACAGTTTATGTTTTTGAATTTAAATTGATGGGAAATGGAACGCCTCAGGAGGCAATTCAACAGATAAAAGAAAAGGGCTATGCCGAACCATACCGGATGAGCGGTAAAAAAATAGTTTTGGTAGGAGCCGTCTTCGGTGACGGTATGGATTCGGAGTCTTCCAATAACTGGCTTGCCGAAGATCTATCCAAGTAA